A stretch of DNA from Pseudomonas sp. HN11:
GCGTCGCCAGGGTGGTGAGCCTCTGGATCGTATCTTGATCATGGTGGTAGTGCTGATATGCGTGATCAAGTCGATTCAATATATGCAGGCGGGTGTGCTGGCATTTGCCAGCGCCGAGCAGGTGCTGGACCCTGACTTGCTGCTAACGGGCTTTTCCAACAAGCGGTTCTATGGTCAGTTCCAGACGCTCACCCTGCCGCTGCTGGCCCTTCCCTTATTGACCCCTGCGCTCAACCGCTCACTCAAAGCGGCAGTGTTTACGTTGCTGTGCGTGTGGTGGTTGATCGCGATTAGTGGCGGCACGCGGGGCACCTGGCTTGGCATGGCCGCGGCGGGCGTGGTATTGGCGGTGCTGGGGCCGTGGGCGCGGCGCTGGCTGGGTTGGCAGTTCGGCGCAGTATTGGGCGGGCTATTGCTGTACTGGCTGATGTTCACGGTGTTGGCGGGTTACCTGGGGATCGAAGTCGCCAATGGCGCCGGTGACCGTCTGACCACTCATTTGTCTGGGCGTGGGCCTATTTGGTGGCAGGCTTGGCAGATGCTCGTGGAGCGTCCGTGGTTGGGGTTCGGGCCGATGCATTTTGCCGATATCGCCAATAAGGTTGCCGCTCACCCCCATCAGGCCATTCTGCAATGGGCCAGTGAGTGGGGAGTGCCATCGGCTTTGTGCGTGGCGTTGCTGGCCTGGCGCGGGGGGTGGGCCACTTTCGGTGTACTGCGCGAACGCACGCGGAGCGTCGAGCGAGTGGACCTGCTACGAATATGTCTGTTTGCAGCAGTGGTCGGTGCGTTGGTGCAGTCCATGGTCGATGGCGTGATTGTAATGCCCAACTCCCAGGTCTGGCTGGCGCTGGTGGTCGGTTGGCTGATGGGGCTGCATGTGTGGCGAACGCCGGTGACCGCTGAATTGCCATTGGCCAGGGGCGCGTGGAAAATCCTGAGCGTGTTGGCCGTTGGTCTGTTGATCTTTATTGCGGTGCGCGATGTGCCTCATCTCAAGCAGTCCCAGCAACAGTACCTGGACGCCCATCAAGACTTTCTCCAACCGCGCTTCTGGGCCCAGGGTGTGATTGCCCGTTGACGGCGGCAAGTTGCCGGACTCCCAATGCGGTGCTAGCTTTAGCCCACCGCCCGTGTAGCTCAGCCGGTAGAGCAGCGCACTCGTAACGCGAAGGTCGCAGGTTCGATTCCTGTCTCGGGCAAAAAGGCAACAAAGCAGCACTGTTTTCAGTTGATCCCAGAATGGTTCTGAAGGCCAGACGAGCCGGCATTTGCGCCCGCTCTTTTGTATCTGCGCAACCTTGATGACCCAGATGCATCCCCATTCCTCGATCTAAGAGAACAACATGACCACGACTGAAATGACCCAGGAAGTTCGGCATCAGGCAGCCCTTGAGAAATACCTCGAGGAATCGCCGCAGCTTAAAGAAGAGATCAAGGACCTGAGCGCCGATGATCAGCGCGACCAGATTCAGTGGGCATTCGAGGACGAGGCCGAGAGCCAGGGCTATCAGCCCTGGGAGTTGACCCTCAAGTACACCTCGACACCGGAAGAATTCGAAGCGGCACGGCTGGCCTTGCACAAAGAGGCGGCCGAGGTGCTGGGTGTCGAATGGGAAGAGTATTGCGAGATGAATGACCTGGTGGTTTAAAAGCAGCTACATGTTTCAAGCTGCAAGCTGCAAGCTGCAAGTCGCGCAGTTGCTTGCAGCTTGAAGCTTACGGCTTGCAACTCTTCAGATACTGAGGCGCATCGACAAATCCACTGCCTTCACATCCTTGGTCAGGGCGCCAATGGAAATGTAATCCACCCCCGTTTCAGCAATCGGCAGCAGGGTGCTTTCATTGATTGCGCCGCTGGCTTCCAGCTTGGCTTTGCCGCCGTTCAGGCGCACGGCCTCACGCATGTCATCCAGGCTCAACTCGTCGAGCATAATGATATCCGCGCCCGCCGCCAGGGCTTCGCGCAGTTCATCCAGACTTTCCACCTCGATTTCCACTGGCTTGCCGGGAGCGATCTTGTGCGCGGCCGTGATTGCCTGGGCGATACCACCGCAGGCAGCGATATGGTTTTCCTTGATCAGGAACGCGTCGTACAAACCGATACGGTGGTTGTGGCAGCCGCCGCAGGTTACGGCGTACTTCTGCGCAAGGCGCAGGCCCGGTAGGGTTTTACGCGTGTCCAGTAGTTTGACTTGGGTGCTGGCGACAAAATCCGCCAGGAATTGGGCGCGGGTGGCGACTCCGGACAGCAGCTGCAGGAAATTCAACGCACAGCGTTCACCGCTGAGCAGCGAACGTGCCGGGCCTTCAAGGTGAAACAGCGCTTGATTGGGGCTGACGCGTTCACCGTCGGCCACCTGCCAATGTACGGCGACCCGTGGGTCCAACTGGCGGAACACCGCATCCACCCAGGCTGTACCGGCGATCACCGCGGCGTCGCGGGTAATGATAGTGGCCGTGGCCAGCCGCTCGGCCGGGATCAACTGCGCAGTGATGTCGCCGTTGCCGATATCTTCCAGCAGTGCGCGGCGCACGTTGGCTTCGATTTCGGCGGTGAGGTCGGCAAGACGGAGATTCGGCATAACAGGCTCCACATACAAAGTGCCCCGATTATAGGGGCAGTGTGCGTTCGAACCCAGGCTCACCACTCATTTACCGCGCAATGGCAGAGTTTGCTGGCGCAACCCCCCTCATTTGCAAGATAATCTTGCGCCTTGCAATTGGCGTCATAGCTTTGACGTTCAGAACCATACCGCCGTTTCAGGAGGCCAGGATGCACAATGACGGAAAGGTGGTGCCGATCAATAAGGCACCCGCCACGCCATCGCCGCTCGCCCGACTGCCGGTGGTGCTGCAGCAGGTCCGCGACAAGGCGGCGCAACAATTGCAGCAAGGGCTGCAGGATCTGTTCGATAACGCCGATGACACGCTGTTCGAAATGGCTGACAAGGCGCGCAACAACCTCGATCACCATATTTTCTTTGAAGCCATGCGCGACCTGCGCCTCAAACGCAAGAATTTCGAGCGCGTGTTCATGGAGCGCCTGTTCGAAGCCTTTGCCGGCCTTGGCCAGGCGGGGCGGGGCGAGCCGCAGTTGGTGCCGGTGGTTTCCTACGACGCGGTACCGGGCTCCTCCAGGGATGACTTGGAAAAAGCCGTGGCACTTGAAGCGATGCTCGGTCGGGTACGGCATCGTGACGGCCTGGCCCTCGGGCAGCTCACCGCGCGTTTGAGCGCCTTGCTGGGCAAGCGTCTGGATGATCGTGAGAACCCGCTGGGGCCTGCGCTGCTGTGTGAGTTCTTCCTGCGGGCGGGGCGCAGCCTCGGCGTGGAGATCCGCGTCAAACTGATCATGCTCAAGCTTTTTGAAAAATACGTGCTCAGTGACGCCGACCAACTGTACGGCGAAGCCAATCAATTGCTGCTCGCGACAGGCGTATTGCCTGAGCTGAAGGCCGTACCGTCGCGCCGACTTGAGGGGCGAGCGGGCGTTGAACTCCCGCGTGAAGAAATCTCGCCTGCCGCCGACCTGTGCGCCGACGAAAACGGCCAGGAAGCCTTCGCCGCGCTCCAGCAATTGCTCAGCACGGTACGCGGCAGCGTGGCGCCAACGCTTGAAGCCAGCGCCGAAACTTTGCCCATTGCCACCCGTGACCTGTTGCGCCTGCTCTCTCACTTGCAGCAGTACGTGCCGGAGCCTGGGGCGGAAGACGATTTCGACCTGCGTGGTCAGCTTGAACAGTTGCTCACCCGCGTCAGCGTCAAGAGTGGTAAGTCGCGGGTGGTGGAGGATGCGGACGAAGACGTGATCAACCTGGTTGCACTGCTGTTCGAGTTCATTCTCAATGACCGCGCCGTGCCCGATGTCTTCAAGGCCCTGATCGGTCGCTTGCAGATCCCACTGCTGAAAGTAGCGTTGCTGGACAAGAGCTTTTTCAGTCGTTCCAGCCATCCGGCGCGATGCCTGCTCAATGAAATTGCGGCGGCCGCCATGGGCTGCTGCCAGCGCGATCACCTCTACCTGCGCATCGAACGGGTGATACAGCGCCTGCTCAACGAGTTTGTCGAAGACCCGACGATTTTTTCCCAGTTACTCGCAGAGTTCAGCGCGTTTGCCGCCGATGAGCGGCGGCGCAGTGACGTGCTTGAACAGCACACCCGTGATGCCGAGGCTGGCCGCGTGCGGACCGAAGCCGCCCGCCAGCGTGTGGCCGATGTGCTGAATAAACGGCTGCTGGGCAAAGTCCTGCCGCGCCCGGTCGTGCAGTTCCTGCAGCAGGCGTGGAGCCAGGTACTGTTGCTGGCCAGCCTCAAGCATGGCGAGCAGTCGGTGCAGTGGCAAGCGGGGTTGCGTGCCATGGACGAACTGATCTGGAGCGTCAGTCTGCAGCAGGACACCGAGGCCGGGCGACATTTGCTGGAGCAACTGCCGGGTTTGCTCAAAGCCTTGCGCGATGGTTTGACCAGTGCCGCGTTTGACCCTTTCAGCACCCGCGAATTTTTTGTGCGCTTGCAGGCCCTGCACATCCAGGCACCTGAAA
This window harbors:
- a CDS encoding O-antigen ligase family protein gives rise to the protein MALSIEPRGSVFLVAVVCLLVVGVCAPFSGHDLQRAVQIAVGACAVLYGLSAAPVEQLVDRPTALGLALIIALGLVSSMLAHQPLWALAEVALFVSCGAIAVGFAWLRRQGGEPLDRILIMVVVLICVIKSIQYMQAGVLAFASAEQVLDPDLLLTGFSNKRFYGQFQTLTLPLLALPLLTPALNRSLKAAVFTLLCVWWLIAISGGTRGTWLGMAAAGVVLAVLGPWARRWLGWQFGAVLGGLLLYWLMFTVLAGYLGIEVANGAGDRLTTHLSGRGPIWWQAWQMLVERPWLGFGPMHFADIANKVAAHPHQAILQWASEWGVPSALCVALLAWRGGWATFGVLRERTRSVERVDLLRICLFAAVVGALVQSMVDGVIVMPNSQVWLALVVGWLMGLHVWRTPVTAELPLARGAWKILSVLAVGLLIFIAVRDVPHLKQSQQQYLDAHQDFLQPRFWAQGVIAR
- a CDS encoding DUF6388 family protein, with translation MTTTEMTQEVRHQAALEKYLEESPQLKEEIKDLSADDQRDQIQWAFEDEAESQGYQPWELTLKYTSTPEEFEAARLALHKEAAEVLGVEWEEYCEMNDLVV
- the nadC gene encoding carboxylating nicotinate-nucleotide diphosphorylase, with amino-acid sequence MPNLRLADLTAEIEANVRRALLEDIGNGDITAQLIPAERLATATIITRDAAVIAGTAWVDAVFRQLDPRVAVHWQVADGERVSPNQALFHLEGPARSLLSGERCALNFLQLLSGVATRAQFLADFVASTQVKLLDTRKTLPGLRLAQKYAVTCGGCHNHRIGLYDAFLIKENHIAACGGIAQAITAAHKIAPGKPVEIEVESLDELREALAAGADIIMLDELSLDDMREAVRLNGGKAKLEASGAINESTLLPIAETGVDYISIGALTKDVKAVDLSMRLSI
- a CDS encoding DUF1631 domain-containing protein, with translation MHNDGKVVPINKAPATPSPLARLPVVLQQVRDKAAQQLQQGLQDLFDNADDTLFEMADKARNNLDHHIFFEAMRDLRLKRKNFERVFMERLFEAFAGLGQAGRGEPQLVPVVSYDAVPGSSRDDLEKAVALEAMLGRVRHRDGLALGQLTARLSALLGKRLDDRENPLGPALLCEFFLRAGRSLGVEIRVKLIMLKLFEKYVLSDADQLYGEANQLLLATGVLPELKAVPSRRLEGRAGVELPREEISPAADLCADENGQEAFAALQQLLSTVRGSVAPTLEASAETLPIATRDLLRLLSHLQQYVPEPGAEDDFDLRGQLEQLLTRVSVKSGKSRVVEDADEDVINLVALLFEFILNDRAVPDVFKALIGRLQIPLLKVALLDKSFFSRSSHPARCLLNEIAAAAMGCCQRDHLYLRIERVIQRLLNEFVEDPTIFSQLLAEFSAFAADERRRSDVLEQHTRDAEAGRVRTEAARQRVADVLNKRLLGKVLPRPVVQFLQQAWSQVLLLASLKHGEQSVQWQAGLRAMDELIWSVSLQQDTEAGRHLLEQLPGLLKALRDGLTSAAFDPFSTREFFVRLQALHIQAPESAEELIEVREPFVLSAASPDTGSDLSGNDPDLLKAHQLHVGSWVVFQEDEANTLRCKLTAIMAPAHTYIFTSRTGLKVLEKTAGQLALAFKRGALHTLDDDPLFERALAAVVAKLRQLNRGK